The Halomonas qaidamensis genome includes the window GCGGTGCCAAGTTGCTCGATGGCCTGGGTATGCTGGTTGAGCAAGCTGCTGAATCTTTCTTCTTATGGCGTAACGTGCGGCCCGAAACAGCTCCGGTGCGCACACTGTTAAGGCAATCGTTGAACGTCGCCAGCGACTAGCGAGCGTTCGTTTTCATTTGTTCTGAACAGAAGTCAGCAAAAGGCAGCCCTTGCGGCTGCCTTTATTGGTTAATGCTGGTTGTTCTCTCGTGTTTAGCGAGATTTGGTGTAAAAGCCAATCATGCACATCACGAGACCGACTACTGAGAGCAGCATGCCGCCGTTGACCAGTAGCGGAGATCGCTCAAGCCACGACACAAAGGGCTGGGGCGACTCGCTGCATGCACTTGCTAGGTAGTCCCAATGTCCACCTTCAAGCTGACAAGCGCGTACATCACCCAGCTCCCAGAAATAGACGCCGAGTAATACCAGAATCGGCAGGACAAGCAGCAATAAACCAAATCGAATCATTTAAACCTCAATAGTAAGGTGCCTAGGGGCGTGGGCAATTCGGGGTGCGGCCACTGTTACGTGCCTGTTCGTAACTTGCTATGGCGTCATTCATATTGGCTTGTAGCCCTTCAATGCGCTGACCTTCGCTTGGGTGGGTTGACATCCACGCGGGCGGTGAGCCACCACTGGAAGCCCTCTGCATATTTTCCCAAACGGTCACACTTTCACGTGGATCAAAGCCTGCCTGGGCCATTAACTGAAGGCCGATAACGTCAGCCTCACTTTCATGGCGGCGTGAGAAGGGCAGCGCAATGCCATATTGAGCGCCCATGCCCAGCACGCCCATCAGCTGTTGGCCACCTGGGGTTTGCATTCCTGAGGTGCTGGAAAGCACTGATAGGCCAAGTGACGTAGCGCTTTGGGTTGAGGCGCGTTCATTAGCATGATTCGCAATGACGTGACCAATTTCATGGCCGACAACCGAAGCTAGCTGATTTTGATTAGTTGCGATATCAAGCATGCCCGTATTGACGCCCATGTAGCCACCGGGCAAGGCAAAGGCATTAGGTTGCTCAGATTCAAAGACGCGAATTTGCCAATCAAGGTTACGCTGTTCCGCTGGCAACACTTCTACAATGGCATCCGTAATGCACTGTACATAGCGATGACTTGCCTCACCTGCGGTGGGGATATCTTGTTGATACTGCGCAAAGGCTTGCTGACCCATTTGATTGAGCTGATCATCAGAGAGCAGGAGCAGCTGCGAGCGACCGGTAGGAGACGTGGAGCATGCTGCAATAGAAGCACACAGTGCAGTAACAGCCAGTGGGCGAAGCCAACGCATAGACGGTTTCCTTATAGACGAGTAGGGATCCTTGCACACAAGATAACCACTGTCAGTGGTAAATCAATACCTATCATAACGTACTCTGAGGACAATCATGGATGCTGAATTGAGCCAACGCTTAACGCGGTTGCTGGACCACGTAGAACATTGGTTACCCCCTGCGCCAATCCAGGTGGATTGGGAAAAGCATGTAGCCGCTATTTGGCAGCGTCATCCATTAGGCGGGCGCTTGGTTCCCGTACCACCGCGAGACATGATGACGCTGGATGACCTGCTAGGCATTGAGCGTCAAAAACTAGCGCTAGTCGATAACACACGTGCTTTTTTACAGGGGTTGCCTGCTAATCATGGCTTGCTATGGGGTTCTCGGGGCAGCGGAAAGTCATCGGTGATTCGCGCGCTGCTTAACTCTTTGGCCAACGATGGACTGCGCTTGATCCAAGTAGATCGCCACGATCTGAGCAGTCTGCCGATGTTAGTCGAACAGTTGCGCAATACACCGCATCGTTTTGTGGTGTATTGCGATGATCTTTCGTTTGAAGGCAATGATGATGCCTACAAAGCGCTAAAAAGCGTGTTAGATGGCGCATTAACAGGGCCACCAGAAAACGTCTTGCTCTACGCTACCTCTAACCGCCGCCATTTATTGCCCGAGTCCATGGACGACAATAGCGGTACGCGTCTTGTGGGTGAAGAGCTGCATCACGGTGACGCGGTTGAGGAGAAAATATCATTATCGGATCGCTTTGGCTTATGGTTAGGCTTTCATCCTTTTAGCCAAGCGACTTACTTAGAGGTCTGTGAGCACTGGGTTGCCCGTATTGGTGACAAGCAGGATTGGAGTGATGCCGCACGCGCAGAAGCGGTTCGTTTTGCCACGCTAAGAGGAGGCCGCAGTGGCCGAACGGCTTGGCAGTTTGCAGCCCAGTGGGTGGGCCGCAAACGGCTTCACGAAGGTGGAAGTCGTCAGGCTTAACGCACAGGTGTTAACTGGCCGTCGGCGCCTACGTTCAGGCGAATGGTCGGTGTTAAAAGCCCAGCGGGTAATGTCATGCCCAAGCCGCGCAGGTCTCCCGGTGTGATAGCAAGCTCACTGCCAGGCGGTAGTGAGCCTTGGGTGGCTAACTGACTAGCGAGTTCTAGCATGGGCATCATGCGCTGGGTATCGGTAGTTAAAATGTCAAACGATACCGGTAGACGTAAAGTTGAATCCTGCCCAGATGTGAGCGTTACTTCTTCTTGATATTGGCCCTGTACCGGTTCAATGCCCGGCATGTCTAACATCCAGCGAAAACCTGACATCTCAACCGCAGGCATGCCGGTGGGTAAGCCCAAGCCCATTGCAAGGGTTGCCTGAACGGGTAAGCTGCCAGCGCCTAGGCTAGACGCGAGCAAGCTTGTTAGGTCACTGGTATCAAGCCCTGCTTGAACGCTATAAGGGCCAATGCGCACCTCTTCAATACCCAGTGATGTTACCGCCAAGCGAAAGGCAAATAAGCCTGTTTGGGGTAGGGCAAGACAGCCTGCCAGTAAGCTGGCCAAGAGCAGTAAGAGCAAACCGCGCCCGCGTTTAATTGCGTAGTGCATTAATATCCCTCCTAAGAAGGGCAATAGGTAAGAGAGGCAATTGTCGAAAAGCGCGGCTATTTGAGGGCTCGTGCGGATAACTGTCAAGTTAATTTGTTAGTGGGGGGAGCTATCAACCAAAACGCCTGCTGAGGTTAATCAGCAGGCGTTGGGTATAGCATAGTAAGTTGGTATTAACGGCGGCTTTTACGCGCTTCTTTGGTACGGTTAAGTTCGCGTTTTTTGGCTTTCTCTTTATCGCTTGCCCCTGCCATGTGGTCAAACGGGTTACTACCAGAGCGGAATTCAAAGCGCATCGGCGTACCGCGAACCTTTAACACTTTACGGAACGTGTTGGTTAGGTAACGGCGGTAGGCTTCCGGCAGTGATTCAGTCTGGTTGCCGTGCACTACGATGATAGGGGGATTGCTGCCACCTTGGTGAGCCATACGTAGTTTGATACGTCGGCCGTTGACCATGGGAGGTGGGTGTTGGCTGACTGCATCTTGAAGTAGCGTGGTTAACCGGTTGGTCGACCAGTGAGCGTTCGCGGCATCGAAAGCTCGTTCGATCGAAGGATAAAGATCACCCACAGCGGTGCCATGCAGCGCGGAAATAAAATGCATCTCTGCATAGTCGGCAAAGCCCAGGCGGCGCTTAATCTCTGAACGCATTTTCTCCTTCGCGTCGCTTTCCAAGCCATCCCACTTATTGATAGCCAATACTAGTGCTCGGCCAGTGGTCAGCACGTAGTCAAGCAGGTGCATATCTTGCTCAACTAAACCGGTGCGAGCATCGAGCACCATAATCGCCACATGACACTCTTTAATCGCGTCAAGGGTTTTGATGATTGAGAACTTCTCAGCGATTTCGCTCACATTCTTACGTCGCCGAACCCCCGCCGTATCAATTAATACGTAGGGCTTACCACGACGCTCGAAAGGTATTTCAATCGCATCGCGAGTAGTGCCTGCCTCATCAAATACGACAACGCGCTCTTCGCCCAACAGCCGATTAACCAATGTGGACTTACCCACATTGGGACGGCCAATAACACCTATACGAATACCTTTGGTGCCGGTATCCCCAGGAATGCTGGGATCGCGTTCGGGAAATGGCTCCAACACTGTGTCAATGAGCAGTGAAACATTGCGGCCGTGGGCGGCAGCAATCGGCCATGGGTCGCCAAGCCCTAAGGTCCAGAAGTCAGCCATGGCCGAATGCTCTTCCAAACCATCGGTTTTGTTGACCACTAGCCAGGTTTTTTTCTGATTAACGCGCAGATGGTTAGCAATGGCTTCATCGGCCACGTTAAGCCCTGCGCGAGCGTCTACCAGAAACAGTACAATATCGGCTTCATCAATCGCGGCCAGGGACTGCTCGGCCATTGCCGCATCAATCCCTTCTTCGTCACCGCTGATGCCGCCGGTATCAATCACCGTATACGCTTTGCCGCCTAGCATTCCGTTCCCGTATTTACGGTCACGGGTAAGGCCAGGAAAGTCCGCTACGAGCGCATCGCGTGAGCGGGTAAGGCGGTTAAACAACGTCGATTTGCCCACATTGGGCCGACCGACTAAAGCAATGACGGGTGTCATGGAGTTACTTCCAGGGTTTCCAGGCGACCATTATTGGCCTGAACATGAATGGTGCTGCCTTCAGTAGCGGGACGCACGCTGATGCCAGACTTATGTACGCGGGTACGACCGACTAGCGTGCCTTCGCGGGCGTCAAGCAAATGAACATAGCCTTCGAAGTCACCGACGACCACGCGGCCATCAGCAAACGCGGGTGCTGTTAACCAGCGATCTTCTAGATCATCGTTACGCCACACTTCCTGGCCGCTGTCGGCATCTAGGCCCACAACGTGGCTATCGTCGGTGACCACAAGCAGAATGTTACCCACCAAAATAGGGGTGTGACGGCTAGATAAATTGCTTTCCCATAGAACGCCACCGCGTGTTGCTTCCAAAGCTACGACGTTGCCGTTGTAACTGGTAACGAAGAGTCGACCATCAGGGGTGACAACAGGCTGACCGGCAAGGTCAACTAACCTATCGACGTCGCTCCGCCCACGGGGAGTGGCAATCTGCAATTCCCACAGCGGCTGGCCATTGCGGTTATCTAACGTGGCGAGTTGCCCGTTAGCAAATCCAACAAAACTCACCGGATCAATGACCATTGGCGTGCCGGTACCGCGCAGGGTAAGCGAAGGCTGCGAGCTGGTATATACCCAGCGCTCTTCGCCACTGGCACGGTCGAGAGCGGTGATTTGTCCGTCAACGCTTTGAACGAGTAGTAACTGTTGATTCGCTTGTGGTGCTGCCAGCACTTCACTGGAAACGCGTGAGCGCCAATTGACACTGCCATCACGCTGATCCAAGGCGATTACTTCACCGTTGCGAGTACCTAAATAAAGCTGACCTGCAATGGCGTTCAGGGCGCTTGAGATAGGCGTATCCAGTTCGATTTCCCATTCGCGATTGCCGTTATCAGCGTTAAACGCGGCTACCACGCCATCAGCATCCGCGGCAAATATGGTCTCGCCTTCGCGAGCCGGGGCTATGGGGTAACGGGCACGACCAAGGCCATCGCCTACGTTTCTACTCCATACGCTTTCAAGCGAAGAGGTTTCTGCAAAACTACGCAGCTCTTTCGGCGTATACGCAGGTTCGCCTTTGCTGGCACAACCTACTAGCAAGGCCAGCGCCACGGCACCAACGGTAAGACGCACCGTTGGCTTAGAAAATAGCAGTTTAGGAAAGCGGGTTGTGATCATTGTGTCACCTCTTCGACGCCGAGATCGTCAAGCTTGAACTGTACGCCGTAGAGTGGCTGGTTCTGGGTTTGAGCCAGTTCTAGCGCAGTTTGCCAAGCGTCTCGCGCTTGCTCTGTTTGGCCTAACGCCGCATAGGCATCACCACGCACATTGGCCTGCTGAGCTGCTAGGGCATCGGTAATCGACTCATCTAATAAACTCAGGGCTGCTTCTGGATTGTCGTTTGCAATCTCAATACGCGCCAACCTCAGCCATGCGAGACTTTGCACATAGCGGCGGGAAGAGTCGCTAGCAACATTCTCAAGCGCACTTTTCGCTGCATCAAGATCGCCCTCTTGAACGGCTAAACGCGCTTCCAGCAGCTGTGCTAATTCTGCGTAGAGGGTGTTGCCATGGTCACTGGTGATTTCATCAATGAGCTCACGGGCATTGGCTAACTGGTCATCTGCCAAAGTGTTACCAGTGGTCATATTGACAAGTTGCTGATAGCGCACGGAGGCGGCTTCTGCTTGGCCTTCTTGATAGTTTTGCCATGCATTCCAGCCAAGTACACCCGCCGCCGCAAGAACAGCCCCTGCTATGAGAGAGGTTCCGTTCTCTTTCCACCAGCGTTTAATTACTTCTAGCTGTTCTTCTTCGCTTCTCAGCTCCGCCACGGGCGGCCTCCTGTTCTTTAGCTCAGCCGCTAAGGCGGCTGGCGAGTGTTCGTCTGCCAACTATATCGACAGTAAGGTTAATGGGACACTAGGTGTTGCAGTGTCGCGGCGAGCTCAGCCTGAGAGACGCGCAACTGTGCGCGATCTTCACGCAGGAACTTAAGCGTTACGGCTTGCTCTGCTAGCTCATCTTCACCCAATAAGACTGCAATAGGTGCGTTGCTTTTATCGGCTTTTTTCATACGGCTTTTGAAACTGCCGCCACCACAGTGCAGCTGCAGCCTAAGGGTTGGCAGCTCACTACGCAGTTCTTCGGCCAGCGTAAGGGCTACAATAGTAGCGTTATCATCCATCGGAAGCAGATAAACATCACAGCCACCTAGCGCTTCTTCTGGCACTAGGTCTAGCGTTTCTAGCAACAATATTAAACGCTCAATACCCATGGCAAAACCAACGGCTGGCGTGGGTTTTCCGCCGAGTTGCTCGACTAGGCCATCGTAGCGACCGCCTGCACATACCGTGCCCTGGCTGCCTAGGGCGGTGGTGGTCCACTCAAATACCGTGCGGCAGTAGTAATCAAGACCCCGTACCAAGCGTGGGTTAACAACATAGCCAATGCCAGCTGCATCCAGCATGGCTTTGAGTTGCTCGAAATGCGTGCGCGACTCATCGTCCAAATGATCCATTAACTGTGGAGCATTGTTAAGCATGTCCGCCATTGCTGGATTTTTGGAATCCAAAATGCGCAGCGGGTTGCTTGTCAGGCGACGCTTTGAGTCGTCATCAAGAACATCGTGATGTTGTTCAAAATACGCAACGAGTTTATCGCGATAGGCCGCGCGTGCCTCTGAAGAGCCTAGGGAGTTAAGCTCTAGCGTCACGTGTTCTAGCAGGCCAAGCTCTTGCCAAAGACGCGCAGAGAGCAGAATGACTTCGGCATCGATATCCGGTCCATCAAAGCCGTACGTTTCTACGCCTACCTGATGAAATTGGCGATAGCGGCCTTTCTGAGGGCGCTCATGGCGAAACATAGGGCCTTGATACCACAGTCGCTGGGTTTGGTTATGTAGCAATCCATGTTCCATCGCCGCCCGTACGCAACTTGCGGTACCTTCAGGGCGCAGCGTTAGGCTGTCACCGTTGCGGTCGTCGAACGTGTACATCTCTTTTTCGACAATATCGGTGACTTCGCCAATTGAGCGAGCAAATAGCGCCGTTTGTTCAACAATGGGCGTACGAATTTCATCAAAGCTGTAACGGTGCATTAGCTGACGCACTTTGGCTTCAAAAAATTGCCAGCGTGGACTCTCGCTAGGCAATAAATCGTTCATACCACGGATAGCCTGGATCTTTTTTGCGACGGACTTGCTCAATGAAAACTCCTTGTATGGGAGACAACGCTGGGGCGGGAAAAGAAAAGTTATGCCCGCCTCCAGGTTGGGTATCGCTTGCTCGGCTTTTTTAAACGCTGCGGGCAATCATGTCGTCTTCTTGCTGCTGTTTTTGGCGCACTTTCTCGCGGATAAGCTTTTCCAGATCATCCACTAAGTGATCATTACGTAGTTTGCTAGCAGGCTTTCCATCGATATATACCAAGTTGGCCGGTGAGCCGCCGGTTAGGCCAATATCGGTTTCTTTCGCTTCACCTGGGCCATTGACGACGCAGCCAATGACTGAGACGTCCAGTGGCGTCATGACGTCTTCCAGCCGTTCTTCTAGCTGGTTCATGGTGCTGATGACATCGAAATTTTGCCGTGAGCAGCTGGGGCAAGCAATAAAGTTAATACCCTTTGCCCGCAGCCTTAGGCTTTTGAGCATGTCAAAGCCAACTTTAATTTCTTCTACCGGATCGGCCGCTAGCGATACGCGAATCGTGTCGCCAATGCCATCCATTAACAGCATGCCAAGACCAATCGACGACTTCACCGTACCAGAGCGTAGGCCGCCTGCTTCGGTAATGCCCAAATGAAGCGGCTGCTCGATACGCGTAGCCAGGTCGCGGTACGCTGCTACTGCCATAAATACATCTGAGGCTTTCACGCTGACTTTAAATTCTTGAAAATCGAGGCGATCCAGGTAATCGATATGGCGCATAGCCGATTCCACCAACGCGGCGGGGGTTGGCTCGCCATACTTTTTCTGTAGATCTTTTTCTAGGGACCCGGCATTGACACCAATACGAATCGGTATGCCATTATCGCGGGCAGCATTAACCACCGCGCGTACTCGATCTTCGCGGCCAATGTTACCTGGGTTAATAC containing:
- the hisS gene encoding histidine--tRNA ligase, producing MSKSVAKKIQAIRGMNDLLPSESPRWQFFEAKVRQLMHRYSFDEIRTPIVEQTALFARSIGEVTDIVEKEMYTFDDRNGDSLTLRPEGTASCVRAAMEHGLLHNQTQRLWYQGPMFRHERPQKGRYRQFHQVGVETYGFDGPDIDAEVILLSARLWQELGLLEHVTLELNSLGSSEARAAYRDKLVAYFEQHHDVLDDDSKRRLTSNPLRILDSKNPAMADMLNNAPQLMDHLDDESRTHFEQLKAMLDAAGIGYVVNPRLVRGLDYYCRTVFEWTTTALGSQGTVCAGGRYDGLVEQLGGKPTPAVGFAMGIERLILLLETLDLVPEEALGGCDVYLLPMDDNATIVALTLAEELRSELPTLRLQLHCGGGSFKSRMKKADKSNAPIAVLLGEDELAEQAVTLKFLREDRAQLRVSQAELAATLQHLVSH
- the ispG gene encoding flavodoxin-dependent (E)-4-hydroxy-3-methylbut-2-enyl-diphosphate synthase, which codes for MHAPSPIKRRFSRQIHVGNVAVGGDAPIAVQSMTNTNTLDVDATVAQIQQLEKAGADIVRVSVPDMDAAESFGKIKQRVDVPLVADIHFDYKIALRVAELGVDCLRINPGNIGREDRVRAVVNAARDNGIPIRIGVNAGSLEKDLQKKYGEPTPAALVESAMRHIDYLDRLDFQEFKVSVKASDVFMAVAAYRDLATRIEQPLHLGITEAGGLRSGTVKSSIGLGMLLMDGIGDTIRVSLAADPVEEIKVGFDMLKSLRLRAKGINFIACPSCSRQNFDVISTMNQLEERLEDVMTPLDVSVIGCVVNGPGEAKETDIGLTGGSPANLVYIDGKPASKLRNDHLVDDLEKLIREKVRQKQQQEDDMIARSV
- the der gene encoding ribosome biogenesis GTPase Der, translated to MTPVIALVGRPNVGKSTLFNRLTRSRDALVADFPGLTRDRKYGNGMLGGKAYTVIDTGGISGDEEGIDAAMAEQSLAAIDEADIVLFLVDARAGLNVADEAIANHLRVNQKKTWLVVNKTDGLEEHSAMADFWTLGLGDPWPIAAAHGRNVSLLIDTVLEPFPERDPSIPGDTGTKGIRIGVIGRPNVGKSTLVNRLLGEERVVVFDEAGTTRDAIEIPFERRGKPYVLIDTAGVRRRKNVSEIAEKFSIIKTLDAIKECHVAIMVLDARTGLVEQDMHLLDYVLTTGRALVLAINKWDGLESDAKEKMRSEIKRRLGFADYAEMHFISALHGTAVGDLYPSIERAFDAANAHWSTNRLTTLLQDAVSQHPPPMVNGRRIKLRMAHQGGSNPPIIVVHGNQTESLPEAYRRYLTNTFRKVLKVRGTPMRFEFRSGSNPFDHMAGASDKEKAKKRELNRTKEARKSRR
- a CDS encoding M48 family metallopeptidase → MRWLRPLAVTALCASIAACSTSPTGRSQLLLLSDDQLNQMGQQAFAQYQQDIPTAGEASHRYVQCITDAIVEVLPAEQRNLDWQIRVFESEQPNAFALPGGYMGVNTGMLDIATNQNQLASVVGHEIGHVIANHANERASTQSATSLGLSVLSSTSGMQTPGGQQLMGVLGMGAQYGIALPFSRRHESEADVIGLQLMAQAGFDPRESVTVWENMQRASSGGSPPAWMSTHPSEGQRIEGLQANMNDAIASYEQARNSGRTPNCPRP
- the bamB gene encoding outer membrane protein assembly factor BamB: MITTRFPKLLFSKPTVRLTVGAVALALLVGCASKGEPAYTPKELRSFAETSSLESVWSRNVGDGLGRARYPIAPAREGETIFAADADGVVAAFNADNGNREWEIELDTPISSALNAIAGQLYLGTRNGEVIALDQRDGSVNWRSRVSSEVLAAPQANQQLLLVQSVDGQITALDRASGEERWVYTSSQPSLTLRGTGTPMVIDPVSFVGFANGQLATLDNRNGQPLWELQIATPRGRSDVDRLVDLAGQPVVTPDGRLFVTSYNGNVVALEATRGGVLWESNLSSRHTPILVGNILLVVTDDSHVVGLDADSGQEVWRNDDLEDRWLTAPAFADGRVVVGDFEGYVHLLDAREGTLVGRTRVHKSGISVRPATEGSTIHVQANNGRLETLEVTP
- a CDS encoding ATP-binding protein — translated: MDAELSQRLTRLLDHVEHWLPPAPIQVDWEKHVAAIWQRHPLGGRLVPVPPRDMMTLDDLLGIERQKLALVDNTRAFLQGLPANHGLLWGSRGSGKSSVIRALLNSLANDGLRLIQVDRHDLSSLPMLVEQLRNTPHRFVVYCDDLSFEGNDDAYKALKSVLDGALTGPPENVLLYATSNRRHLLPESMDDNSGTRLVGEELHHGDAVEEKISLSDRFGLWLGFHPFSQATYLEVCEHWVARIGDKQDWSDAARAEAVRFATLRGGRSGRTAWQFAAQWVGRKRLHEGGSRQA
- a CDS encoding YfgM family protein → MAELRSEEEQLEVIKRWWKENGTSLIAGAVLAAAGVLGWNAWQNYQEGQAEAASVRYQQLVNMTTGNTLADDQLANARELIDEITSDHGNTLYAELAQLLEARLAVQEGDLDAAKSALENVASDSSRRYVQSLAWLRLARIEIANDNPEAALSLLDESITDALAAQQANVRGDAYAALGQTEQARDAWQTALELAQTQNQPLYGVQFKLDDLGVEEVTQ